One Mixta gaviniae genomic window carries:
- the rcsC gene encoding two-component system sensor histidine kinase RcsC produces the protein MKYLVSFRTTLRISRYLFRALALMLWSLGALLTAFYIISVLHTQEAQVRQEFTLNYDQAQWYVRHSADITRELKYIAENRLSSSASGTDPLNGVFPGKATLPQFYPLVDNSNCAAMSNTWRSSLESLSYFLNYWKTNFASAYELNRVFFIGGEGLCMADFGIGNGSVDRERTVKTLHERILRYRNSSADERKSSLYWVSNNGQPGVGYFYMVTPIYVANKLEALLGIEQNIRLDDFVTPGSLPVTATLIDEANQPVLSSNRGRVAFSLDDLPGDKAWFGYVDSYKQLVLKKTLHPSNLSIVYSVPTEVLVDRLKLLMINAILLNLISAIILFTLAWLFERRMFLPAEENAHRLEEHEQFNRKIVASAPVGICILRTRDGTNILSNELAHNYLTMLTQEDRQKLTEIISGQQVNFVDLLTGSNTNLQISFVHSRYRNENVAICVLVDVSARVKMEESLQEMAQAAEQASQSKSMFLATVSHELRTPLYGIIGNLDLLQTKQLPKGVDSLVTAMNNSSSLLLKIISDILDFSKIESEQLQIEPRPFAPREVITHITANYLSLVVKKRLTLYCFIEYDVPVALDGDPMRLQQVVSNLLNNAIKFTHTGCIILHAYVKEGYLAVRVRDTGVGIAAKEITRLFDPFFQVGTGVQRNFQGTGLGLAICEKLINMMDGDIEVESEPGMGSQFIVRIPLYNSQMMTPVPHEGLQDKQVWLALRNDFLAAFLTRLLLAHGIQVTRLDDQAWQPDDVIIADYAFQPEQPARAVIVFDGAHIDTPYELSPGRWVHSTAMPHDLPTLLGQIYSVEVSVPDGLASLPVPAQQGVDNHDILVLVVDDHPINRMLLSEQLGSLGYRVKTAQDGVDALNVISRSEIDIVLTDVNMPNMDGYRLTQRLRQLGQTFPIIGVTANALAEEKQRCMEAGMDNCLSKPVTLETLKTALAIYAERVRKVRDQ, from the coding sequence TTGAAATATCTCGTTTCGTTTCGCACTACGCTCAGGATCTCCCGCTACCTGTTTCGCGCGCTGGCGCTTATGCTCTGGTCGCTGGGCGCGCTGTTAACCGCGTTCTACATTATCAGCGTGCTGCACACGCAGGAAGCGCAGGTGCGTCAGGAGTTCACGCTTAACTACGATCAGGCGCAGTGGTATGTGCGTCATTCGGCGGATATCACCCGGGAGCTGAAATACATTGCGGAAAACCGCCTCAGCAGCAGCGCCAGCGGCACCGATCCGCTTAACGGCGTCTTCCCCGGCAAGGCGACGCTGCCGCAGTTCTACCCGCTAGTCGACAATTCCAACTGCGCGGCGATGAGCAACACCTGGCGCAGCTCGCTGGAGTCGCTCAGCTACTTCCTTAACTACTGGAAAACCAACTTCGCTTCCGCCTATGAACTGAACCGCGTCTTCTTTATCGGCGGCGAGGGGCTTTGCATGGCCGATTTCGGCATCGGCAACGGCTCGGTAGATCGCGAGCGCACGGTAAAAACGCTGCACGAACGTATCCTGCGCTATCGCAACAGCAGCGCGGATGAGCGCAAAAGCAGCCTTTACTGGGTCAGTAACAACGGCCAGCCGGGCGTCGGCTATTTCTATATGGTGACGCCGATCTATGTCGCCAACAAGCTGGAGGCGCTGCTCGGCATCGAGCAGAATATTCGCCTTGATGATTTCGTCACGCCAGGCAGCCTGCCGGTCACCGCCACGTTGATTGACGAAGCGAACCAGCCGGTGCTTTCCTCAAATCGCGGACGCGTCGCCTTTTCGCTGGACGATCTGCCCGGCGACAAAGCCTGGTTCGGCTATGTCGACAGCTACAAACAGCTGGTGCTGAAGAAAACGCTGCACCCTTCCAACCTGAGCATCGTCTATTCGGTGCCGACCGAGGTGCTGGTCGATCGCCTGAAGCTGCTGATGATCAACGCCATCCTGCTCAACCTGATCAGCGCCATTATCCTGTTTACCCTCGCCTGGCTGTTCGAGCGTCGCATGTTCCTGCCGGCGGAGGAGAATGCGCACCGGCTGGAGGAGCATGAGCAGTTTAACCGCAAGATTGTCGCCTCCGCGCCGGTCGGCATCTGTATTCTGCGCACCCGCGACGGCACCAATATCCTCAGTAACGAGCTGGCGCACAACTACCTGACGATGCTGACGCAGGAGGACCGACAGAAGCTGACGGAGATCATCAGCGGCCAGCAGGTTAACTTCGTGGATCTGCTCACCGGCAGCAACACCAACCTGCAGATCAGCTTCGTTCATTCGCGCTACCGCAATGAAAACGTGGCGATCTGTGTGCTGGTTGATGTCAGCGCCCGCGTGAAAATGGAGGAGTCGCTGCAGGAGATGGCGCAGGCGGCCGAGCAGGCCAGCCAGTCCAAATCGATGTTCCTCGCCACCGTCAGTCACGAGCTGCGCACGCCGCTCTACGGCATTATCGGCAACCTCGATCTGCTGCAGACCAAGCAACTGCCAAAAGGGGTCGATTCGCTGGTGACGGCGATGAACAACTCCTCCAGCCTGCTGCTGAAAATCATCAGCGATATTCTCGACTTTTCGAAAATCGAATCGGAGCAGCTGCAGATCGAGCCGCGGCCTTTCGCCCCGCGCGAGGTGATCACCCATATCACCGCCAACTACCTGTCGCTGGTGGTGAAAAAGCGCCTGACGCTCTACTGCTTTATTGAATATGACGTGCCGGTGGCGCTGGATGGCGATCCGATGCGTCTGCAGCAGGTGGTCTCTAACCTGCTGAATAACGCCATTAAATTTACCCATACCGGCTGCATTATTCTGCACGCCTACGTCAAAGAGGGCTACCTGGCGGTACGGGTGCGTGATACCGGCGTTGGCATCGCCGCCAAAGAGATCACCCGGCTGTTCGACCCCTTCTTCCAGGTGGGGACCGGCGTGCAGCGCAACTTCCAGGGCACCGGGCTTGGCCTGGCGATCTGTGAAAAGCTGATCAATATGATGGACGGCGATATTGAAGTGGAGTCGGAGCCAGGCATGGGCAGCCAGTTTATCGTGCGCATTCCGCTCTATAACAGCCAGATGATGACGCCGGTGCCGCATGAAGGGCTGCAGGATAAACAGGTCTGGCTGGCGCTGCGCAACGATTTCCTCGCCGCCTTCCTGACGCGCCTGCTGCTGGCGCACGGTATTCAGGTGACGCGGCTGGATGATCAGGCGTGGCAGCCGGACGATGTGATTATTGCCGACTACGCTTTCCAGCCGGAACAGCCGGCGCGCGCGGTGATCGTCTTTGACGGCGCCCATATCGATACGCCGTATGAGCTGTCGCCGGGGCGCTGGGTTCACAGCACCGCCATGCCGCACGATCTGCCGACGCTGCTGGGCCAGATCTACAGCGTAGAGGTGAGCGTGCCGGACGGCCTGGCGTCGCTGCCGGTGCCGGCGCAGCAGGGCGTCGATAACCACGACATTCTGGTGTTGGTGGTGGACGATCACCCGATTAACCGTATGCTGCTCTCTGAACAGCTCGGCTCGCTCGGCTACCGGGTAAAAACCGCGCAGGACGGCGTTGATGCGCTGAATGTTATCAGCCGCAGCGAGATCGATATCGTATTGACCGACGTTAACATGCCCAATATGGACGGCTACCGCCTGACGCAGCGTTTGCGTCAGCTGGGGCAAACCTTCCCGATTATCGGCGTAACGGCGAACGCGCTGGCGGAAGAGAAGCAGCGTTGTATGGAGGCGGGGATGGATAACTGTCTGTCGAAGCCGGTGACGCTGGAGACATTGAAAACCGCGCTGGCGATCTATGCGGAGCGGGTAAGAAAGGTACGCGATCAGTAA
- the rcsB gene encoding response regulator transcription factor RcsB yields MNNLNVIIADDHPIVLFGIRKSLEQIEWVNVVGEFEDSTALINSLSKLDANVLITDLSMPGEKYGDGITLIKYIKRHYPDLSIIVLTMNNNPAILSAVLDLDIEGIVLKQGAPTDLPKALAALQKGKKYTPESVAKLLEKISAGGYGDKRLSPKESEVLRLFAEGFLVTEIAKKLNRSIKTISSQKKSAMMKLGVDNDIALLNYLSSVSTTPQPDKE; encoded by the coding sequence ATGAATAATTTGAACGTAATTATTGCCGATGACCATCCAATTGTTCTGTTTGGCATTCGTAAGTCTCTTGAACAGATTGAATGGGTCAACGTAGTTGGTGAGTTTGAAGACTCGACAGCACTGATTAACAGCCTTTCCAAACTGGACGCTAACGTCCTGATCACCGATCTCTCCATGCCTGGCGAAAAGTATGGCGACGGCATCACGCTGATCAAATATATCAAGCGCCACTATCCCGATCTGTCGATTATCGTTCTGACCATGAACAATAACCCGGCAATCCTCAGCGCCGTGCTGGATCTGGATATTGAAGGCATCGTGCTGAAACAGGGTGCGCCGACCGACCTGCCGAAAGCGCTGGCGGCACTGCAGAAAGGGAAGAAATATACCCCGGAAAGCGTGGCCAAGCTGCTGGAGAAAATCAGCGCCGGCGGCTATGGCGATAAGCGCCTGTCGCCGAAAGAGAGCGAGGTTCTGCGCCTGTTCGCCGAAGGCTTCCTGGTGACGGAAATCGCCAAGAAGCTGAACCGCAGCATCAAAACCATCAGCAGCCAGAAAAAATCAGCAATGATGAAGCTGGGCGTTGATAACGATATCGCTCTGTTGAACTACCTCTCCTCCGTCAGCACCACTCCGCAGCCGGATAAAGAGTAA